A genomic segment from Glycine soja cultivar W05 chromosome 18, ASM419377v2, whole genome shotgun sequence encodes:
- the LOC114394543 gene encoding UDP-glucose 4-epimerase GEPI42-like has protein sequence MVAAFEKASDKKIPLKMCPRRPGDATAVYASTNKAEKELGWKAKYGIEEMCRDLWNWTSKNPWGYQGKHSMKFGARSVVLGGGLPPPYHIISTPYIVC, from the exons ATGGTTGCTGCCTTTGAAAAAGCTTCCGACAAG AAAATTCCATTAAAAATGTGTCCCAGAAGACCCGGGGATGCTACTGCTGTATATGCATCTACGAACAAGGCTGAGAAAGAACTTGGTTGGAA GGCAAAATACGGTATAGAGGAAATGTGCAGGGATTTGTGGAATTGGACAAGCAAAAATCCATGGGGATACCAGGGGAAGCATTCAATGAAATTCGGTGCTCGATCGGTTGTACTTGGAGGAGGTCTTCCTCCACCATATCATATCATCTCCACTCCATATATAGTATGTTGA